AGGCTCATTTGATCCCGGGGATGATTCATGAGTTTAGCCAAAAGTTCGAAACTGAAAACCAGAATTTTAAGTTTATTAACAACGGCCTGTTTGGCTATATCGGATACGACGCAGTAAAGTATTTTGAAGATATAGAGATTGATAAAAAGGAGGGTGACCTCGATATTCCTGATATTTACTATGCTGTTTATCAGAATATTATAGCTATAAATCATTTTAAGAATGAGGCGTATATTTTTTCTCATTCATATGGCCAGAAAAACAATATTGAAGAGATACATCAATTGATCGGAAACAGAAATTTTGCTTCCTATGCCTATCGTAACGAACAGGATGAAATGTCGAATCTTTCCGACGAGGAATTTAAGGAGCATGTAGAGCTGGCAAAAAAGCATTGCTTTAGAGGAGATGTATTTCAACTGGTTTTGTCAAGAAGGTTCTCTCAAGGTTTTCAAGGTGATGAATTCAATGTTTACAGGGCATTGAGGTCGGTAAACCCTTCACCTTATCTGTTTTATTTTGACTATGGTAACTTTAAAATTTTCGGTTCATCACCGGAGGCACAATTGGTAGTGAATGAAGGAAAAGCAGAGATTCATCCCATAGCAGGAACCTTTAAAAGGACCGGGGATGATGAGAAGGACCTGCAGGTTGCAAAGTCCCTGGCCCAGGATGAAAAGGAGAATGCAGAACATGTTATGCTTGTTGATCTGGCAAGAAACGATTTAAGCAGAAACGGAGAAAATGTAGAAGTTGAAAAGTATAAGGAGATTCAATTCTTTTCGCATGTGATCCATCTGGTATCCAAGGTCGTCGGACAGAAATATGACGATGCCATAACATTTCAGGTGGTGGCCGACACCTTTCCTGCCGGAACCCTTTCCGGAGCTCCTAAACACAAAGCGATGCAGCTTATTGAAAAATATGAAAAGCAAAACCGAACCTTTTATGGAGGAGCCATTGGCTTTATGGATTTTAAGGGAAACTTTAACCATGCAATCATCATTAGGTCATTTTTAAGCAAGAATCATCGATTGCACTATCAGGCCGGAGCAGGAATAGTATCGAAATCAAGCGCAGAGGATGAATTGCAGGAAGTTTATAATAAACTTGGGGCTTTAAAATCAGCCATGCAACTGGCGGAAAACATTTAAGAAATGAAAAACATATTAGTCATAGATAATTACGATTCCTTTACCTACAACCTGGTGCATTATTTGATAGACCTGGATTGCGAGGTAACTGTCAAGCGTAATGACAAACTTGCTCTGGAGGAGGTGGAGGATTTTGATAAAATTCTTTTGTCACCGGGGCCAGGCATTCCTGATGAAGCAGGTCTGCTGAAGCCGATCATAAAAAAATATGGCCCTAAAAAGAGCATTCTGGGAATATGCCTTGGCCAGCAGGCGATAGCTGAGGTCTACGGAGGAAGTATCGAAAACCTGAATAAGGTCTATCACGGGGTGTCCACTTCTATTCAAAGAGTAAATGAAGATGAGGTATTGTACAGGGATATTCCAAATGAGCTGGAAGTAGGAAGGTATCATTCCT
This DNA window, taken from Lutimonas zeaxanthinifaciens, encodes the following:
- a CDS encoding anthranilate synthase component II; protein product: MKNILVIDNYDSFTYNLVHYLIDLDCEVTVKRNDKLALEEVEDFDKILLSPGPGIPDEAGLLKPIIKKYGPKKSILGICLGQQAIAEVYGGSIENLNKVYHGVSTSIQRVNEDEVLYRDIPNELEVGRYHSWVVSKDLPEDLIVTAVDKNGEIMSLRHAKDNVRAVQYHPESILTPEGKKMLKNWVES
- a CDS encoding anthranilate synthase component I family protein yields the protein MKYKLNTHYKKILADTITPVSIYLKIRDTFPNSILLESSDYHGNENSFSYVCCNPIAHISVKDQGVKESYPDGNSKEVQVEEAHLIPGMIHEFSQKFETENQNFKFINNGLFGYIGYDAVKYFEDIEIDKKEGDLDIPDIYYAVYQNIIAINHFKNEAYIFSHSYGQKNNIEEIHQLIGNRNFASYAYRNEQDEMSNLSDEEFKEHVELAKKHCFRGDVFQLVLSRRFSQGFQGDEFNVYRALRSVNPSPYLFYFDYGNFKIFGSSPEAQLVVNEGKAEIHPIAGTFKRTGDDEKDLQVAKSLAQDEKENAEHVMLVDLARNDLSRNGENVEVEKYKEIQFFSHVIHLVSKVVGQKYDDAITFQVVADTFPAGTLSGAPKHKAMQLIEKYEKQNRTFYGGAIGFMDFKGNFNHAIIIRSFLSKNHRLHYQAGAGIVSKSSAEDELQEVYNKLGALKSAMQLAENI